In Streptomyces chartreusis, the following proteins share a genomic window:
- a CDS encoding CCA tRNA nucleotidyltransferase has translation MPNANEDKSSVLSQVQHRAVSELLRVAPVADDLARRFKDAGFSLALVGGSVRDALLGRLGNDLDFTTDARPQDVLKIVRPWADAVWEVGIAFGTVGAQKDGYQIEVTTYRSEAYDRTSRKPEVSYGDSIEEDLVRRDFTVNAMAVALPEKEFVDPHGGLEDLAARVLRTPGTPEASFSDDPLRMMRAARFAAQLDFEVAPEVVTAMKEMSERIEIVSAERVRDELNKLILSAHPRKGLTLMVDTGLAERVFPELPALRLESDEHHRHKDVYEHTLIVLEQAMALEENGPDLTLRLAALLHDIGKPRTRRFEGDGRVSFHHHEVVGAKMTKKRMTALKYSNELVKDVSRLVELHLRFHGYGTGEWTDSAVRRYVRDAGPLLDRLHKLTRSDCTTRNKRKAAALSRAYDGLEERIAQLQEQEELDSIRPDLDGNQIMEILGVGPGPVIGNAYKHMLELRLEHGPMEHDAAVAALKEWWAAQG, from the coding sequence GTGCCGAACGCCAACGAAGACAAGTCCAGTGTCCTGAGTCAGGTGCAGCATCGCGCGGTGAGTGAACTGCTGCGGGTCGCGCCTGTCGCCGACGACCTCGCCCGCCGTTTCAAGGACGCGGGGTTCTCACTCGCCCTCGTCGGCGGATCGGTCCGGGACGCGCTCCTCGGTCGGCTCGGCAACGATCTGGACTTCACGACCGACGCCCGTCCCCAGGACGTGCTGAAGATCGTGCGCCCCTGGGCGGACGCGGTGTGGGAGGTCGGGATCGCCTTCGGCACGGTCGGTGCGCAGAAGGACGGCTACCAGATCGAGGTGACGACCTACCGCTCGGAGGCGTACGACCGGACGTCGCGCAAGCCCGAGGTGTCGTACGGCGACTCGATCGAGGAGGACCTCGTCCGGCGTGACTTCACGGTCAACGCGATGGCGGTCGCCCTGCCGGAGAAGGAGTTCGTCGACCCGCACGGCGGGCTGGAGGACCTCGCGGCGCGCGTCCTGCGGACCCCGGGTACGCCGGAGGCGTCCTTCTCCGACGACCCGCTGCGCATGATGCGTGCGGCGCGCTTCGCGGCCCAGCTCGACTTCGAGGTGGCCCCCGAGGTGGTGACGGCCATGAAGGAGATGAGCGAGCGGATCGAGATCGTCTCGGCGGAGCGGGTGCGGGACGAGCTGAACAAGCTGATCCTCTCCGCCCACCCCCGCAAGGGTCTGACGCTGATGGTCGACACCGGGCTCGCCGAGCGGGTGTTCCCCGAGCTGCCGGCGCTGCGGCTCGAGAGCGACGAGCACCACCGTCACAAGGACGTCTACGAGCACACGCTGATCGTCCTGGAGCAGGCGATGGCGCTGGAGGAGAACGGTCCCGACCTGACTCTCCGGCTGGCTGCCCTGCTGCACGACATCGGCAAGCCGCGCACGCGTCGCTTCGAGGGGGACGGCCGGGTCTCGTTCCACCACCACGAGGTGGTCGGCGCGAAGATGACGAAGAAGCGCATGACGGCGCTCAAGTACTCCAACGAGCTGGTGAAGGACGTCTCACGTCTGGTCGAACTCCACCTGCGCTTCCACGGCTACGGCACGGGTGAGTGGACGGACTCCGCTGTCCGCCGCTACGTCCGCGACGCCGGCCCGCTCCTGGACCGCCTGCACAAGCTGACGCGCTCGGACTGCACGACCCGCAACAAGCGCAAGGCAGCCGCGCTGTCCCGCGCCTACGACGGCCTGGAGGAGCGCATCGCTCAACTCCAGGAGCAGGAGGAGCTCGACTCCATCCGCCCCGACCTCGACGGCAACCAGATCATGGAGATCCTCGGCGTCGGCCCGGGCCCGGTGATCGGCAACGCGTACAAGCACATGCTGGAGCTTCGGCTGGAGCATGGGCCGATGGAGCATGACGCTGCGGTGGCGGCGCTGAAGGAGTGGTGGGCCGCACAGGGCTGA
- a CDS encoding LppU/SCO3897 family protein: MTTPPPQGNPFAQGQNPYAQGQPPQGQAPYPQQPGQPGFPQGGAPYAPVPPEQPRRKVSFKTIKNVLVGVGVVTAIVVGYIASLDDADQAKVGDCLKSASSSSSSDEMEVVDCSSSEAEAKVLKKVDGTYTSFTAETECRKVSGATSFYAQTGDGDNFVLCLSDV; encoded by the coding sequence GTGACAACTCCGCCGCCGCAGGGCAATCCATTCGCGCAGGGCCAGAACCCGTACGCCCAGGGCCAGCCGCCCCAGGGCCAGGCCCCGTACCCGCAGCAGCCGGGCCAGCCGGGCTTCCCGCAGGGTGGGGCGCCTTACGCGCCGGTTCCCCCGGAGCAGCCGCGCCGCAAGGTCAGCTTCAAGACGATCAAGAACGTCCTCGTCGGCGTGGGTGTCGTGACTGCGATCGTCGTCGGCTACATAGCCAGCCTGGACGACGCGGACCAGGCGAAGGTCGGCGACTGCCTGAAGTCCGCCTCCTCGTCATCCTCGAGCGATGAGATGGAGGTCGTGGACTGCTCTTCCTCGGAGGCGGAGGCCAAGGTCCTCAAGAAGGTCGACGGCACCTACACCTCGTTCACCGCCGAGACGGAGTGCCGCAAGGTCAGCGGCGCCACGAGCTTCTACGCCCAGACCGGCGACGGCGACAACTTCGTGCTGTGCCTCTCGGACGTCTGA
- a CDS encoding MFS transporter, with the protein MSVVRDLRVLLRFRDFRRLLVVRLLSQGADGVYQTALATYVVFSPEKQTSATAIASAMAVLLLPYSLVGPFSGVLLDRWRRRQVLLYGSLLRTLLASATAALIVTEVPDWLFYVSALCVTAVNRFVLSGLSAALPRVVDEERLVIANSLSPTAGTLAAATGAGLAFVVRLVVWDSDAAVVLLGAALYLCAGLAALRMAPELLGPDRELVQPRLAAALSGTTRDLAAAVRHLAAPPRREAAWALFTMTLMRFCYGALLVMVLMLCRYAFSTTADDGLALLGLALAVSGAGFFAAAVVTPWAAARLGPGRWIATCAGAAAVLVSALGLPFATTPMLVAAFVLGLTTQGAKISTDTIVQSSVEDGFRGRTFSVYDVLFNVAFVGAAGVAALILPPDGRSAPLIVTVSVIYAAVAVAMARFEYRSVSHQ; encoded by the coding sequence ATGTCCGTCGTACGCGATCTGCGGGTCCTGCTGCGCTTCCGCGACTTCCGGCGCCTGCTCGTCGTACGCCTGCTCTCACAGGGCGCCGACGGCGTCTACCAGACCGCACTCGCCACCTACGTCGTCTTCTCCCCGGAGAAACAGACCTCGGCCACCGCGATCGCCTCCGCCATGGCGGTGCTGCTCCTGCCGTACTCCCTGGTGGGCCCGTTCTCCGGCGTCCTGCTGGACCGCTGGCGCCGCCGCCAGGTCCTGCTGTACGGCAGCTTGCTGCGCACCCTGCTGGCCTCGGCGACCGCCGCCCTGATCGTCACCGAGGTCCCGGACTGGCTGTTCTACGTCTCCGCGCTGTGTGTCACCGCCGTCAATCGCTTCGTCCTGTCGGGTCTGTCCGCCGCGCTGCCACGCGTGGTCGACGAGGAGCGGCTCGTCATCGCCAACTCCCTTTCCCCTACCGCCGGAACGCTCGCCGCGGCCACGGGAGCCGGCCTGGCCTTCGTCGTACGGCTGGTGGTCTGGGACTCCGATGCCGCCGTGGTGCTGCTGGGAGCGGCCCTGTATCTGTGCGCCGGGCTGGCCGCGCTGCGTATGGCGCCGGAACTGCTCGGTCCCGATCGTGAGTTGGTGCAGCCACGTCTTGCGGCGGCTCTGTCCGGCACCACACGCGACCTGGCGGCAGCCGTACGCCACCTCGCCGCTCCGCCGCGCCGAGAAGCCGCCTGGGCGCTGTTCACGATGACGCTGATGCGCTTCTGCTACGGCGCTCTGCTCGTCATGGTGCTGATGCTGTGCCGGTACGCCTTCTCCACCACCGCCGATGACGGACTCGCCCTGCTGGGGCTGGCGTTGGCCGTCTCCGGCGCCGGCTTCTTCGCGGCGGCGGTGGTGACTCCCTGGGCCGCCGCGCGGCTCGGCCCCGGCCGCTGGATCGCCACGTGCGCAGGCGCCGCCGCCGTGCTGGTGTCCGCGCTGGGACTGCCCTTCGCCACAACTCCCATGCTGGTCGCGGCATTCGTGCTGGGCCTGACGACGCAGGGCGCGAAGATCTCGACGGACACGATCGTGCAGTCCTCGGTCGAGGACGGCTTCCGTGGCCGGACCTTTTCGGTCTACGACGTGCTGTTCAACGTCGCGTTCGTCGGAGCGGCCGGAGTTGCCGCGCTGATACTGCCTCCGGACGGCCGTTCGGCCCCGCTCATTGTCACAGTCTCCGTTATCTACGCGGCAGTTGCGGTGGCTATGGCCCGCTTTGAGTATCGGTCTGTGTCACATCAATGA
- a CDS encoding inositol-3-phosphate synthase, whose protein sequence is MGSVRVAIVGVGNCAASLVQGVEYYKDADPASKVPGLMHVQFGDYHVSDVEFVAAFDVDAKKVGLDLADAIGASENNTIKICDVPRSGVTVQRGHTHDGLGKYYRETIEESAEAPVDVVQILKDKQVDVLVCYLPVGSEDAAKFYAQCAIDAKVAFVNALPVFIAGTKEWADKFTEAGVPIVGDDIKSQVGATITHRVMAKLFEDRGVVLDRTMQLNVGGNMDFKNMLERDRLESKKISKTQAVTSQIPDRELGEKNVHIGPSDYVAWLDDRKWAYVRLEGRAFGDVPLNLEYKLEVWDSPNSAGVIIDALRAAKIAKDRGIGGPILSASSYFMKSPPVQYFDDEARQNVEKFIKGEVER, encoded by the coding sequence ATGGGTTCGGTTCGCGTAGCCATCGTCGGCGTGGGCAACTGTGCCGCGTCGCTGGTTCAGGGAGTCGAGTACTACAAGGACGCCGACCCGGCGTCGAAGGTCCCCGGCCTGATGCACGTGCAGTTCGGCGACTACCACGTCAGCGACGTCGAGTTCGTCGCCGCGTTCGATGTCGACGCGAAGAAGGTCGGCCTCGACCTCGCGGACGCCATCGGCGCGAGCGAGAACAACACGATCAAGATCTGCGACGTGCCCCGTTCCGGCGTGACCGTCCAGCGCGGTCACACCCACGACGGTCTCGGCAAGTACTACCGCGAGACCATCGAGGAGTCCGCCGAGGCCCCGGTTGACGTCGTCCAGATCCTCAAGGACAAGCAGGTCGACGTCCTCGTCTGCTACCTGCCCGTCGGTTCCGAGGACGCGGCGAAGTTCTACGCCCAGTGCGCCATCGACGCCAAGGTCGCCTTCGTCAACGCCCTGCCGGTCTTCATCGCCGGTACGAAGGAGTGGGCCGACAAGTTCACCGAGGCCGGTGTCCCGATCGTCGGCGACGACATCAAGTCCCAGGTCGGCGCCACCATCACGCACCGCGTCATGGCGAAGCTGTTCGAGGACCGCGGTGTCGTCCTGGACCGCACGATGCAGCTGAACGTCGGCGGCAACATGGACTTCAAGAACATGCTCGAGCGGGACCGCCTCGAGTCCAAGAAGATCTCCAAGACGCAGGCCGTCACCTCGCAGATCCCCGACCGGGAGCTCGGCGAGAAGAACGTCCACATCGGCCCGTCCGACTACGTCGCCTGGCTCGACGACCGCAAGTGGGCCTACGTCCGCCTCGAGGGCCGTGCCTTCGGTGACGTCCCGCTGAACCTGGAGTACAAGCTCGAGGTCTGGGACTCCCCGAACTCCGCCGGCGTCATCATCGACGCGCTGCGCGCCGCGAAGATCGCCAAGGACCGCGGCATCGGCGGCCCGATCCTGTCGGCGTCCAGCTACTTCATGAAGTCCCCGCCGGTCCAGTACTTCGACGACGAGGCCCGCCAGAACGTCGAGAAGTTCATCAAGGGCGAGGTCGAGCGCTAA
- a CDS encoding PadR family transcriptional regulator, which translates to MSRRSGILEFAVLGLLRESPMHGYELRKRLNTSLGVFRAFSYGTLYPCLKTLVANGWLIEEPGNTTEDALAAPLAGRRAKIVYRLTAEGKEHFEELLSQTGPDAYEDEHFAARFAFFGRTPQDVRMRVLEGRRSRLEERLEKMSASLARTRERLDDYTLELQRHGMESVEREVRWLNELIESERAGRDLRGSASGGPDSQDNTTGAPGGLPRPGDDLRPDTPGDTAT; encoded by the coding sequence GTGAGCCGACGTTCCGGGATCCTCGAGTTCGCCGTACTCGGACTGCTGCGCGAGTCCCCGATGCACGGCTATGAGCTGCGCAAACGACTCAATACGTCACTGGGCGTGTTCCGTGCCTTCAGCTACGGAACGCTCTATCCCTGCCTCAAGACGCTGGTCGCCAACGGCTGGTTGATCGAGGAACCGGGGAACACCACCGAAGACGCGCTCGCCGCACCCCTCGCGGGCCGTCGCGCCAAGATCGTCTATCGATTGACGGCGGAAGGTAAGGAGCACTTCGAGGAGCTGCTCTCCCAGACCGGACCCGACGCGTACGAGGACGAGCATTTCGCTGCCCGATTTGCCTTCTTCGGACGCACACCCCAGGACGTGCGCATGCGCGTGCTGGAGGGCCGTCGCAGTCGGCTGGAAGAGCGCCTGGAAAAGATGAGCGCCTCTCTGGCGCGCACCCGGGAACGCCTCGACGACTACACGCTCGAGCTCCAGCGCCACGGGATGGAGTCCGTGGAGCGCGAAGTGCGCTGGCTGAACGAGCTCATCGAGAGCGAGCGGGCCGGACGGGACCTGAGGGGTTCCGCCTCCGGGGGGCCCGACTCGCAGGACAACACCACTGGAGCGCCGGGCGGCCTGCCCCGGCCGGGGGACGACCTCCGGCCGGATACGCCCGGCGACACCGCCACGTGA
- a CDS encoding transglycosylase domain-containing protein encodes MSEHRRKPPQPQGGGRAAARRGQAGSSAGRRAAPRGATGSPSDSYGSGSTGSASEEREYGGRAEARRAAQRSAGGRRKAPEPGRGGRRGAPGGPSGPGRGRGRAAPPPNKRFIDYPRAGKDGLARWTPSWRLVTGAFLAFMGGLIAAAGIGYAMVGIPKAQDTALAQNNVFYWSNGKQMAATGGQTNRQLVSDAEIPREMKDAVVSAENASFYDDKGIDPAGIGRALLNMAKGGETQGGSTITQQFVKNTYLSQEQTVTRKFKELFISIKVGQKLSKDEILAGYLNTAYYGRNAYGIQAAAQAYFGVDATKLTTTQCAFLASVLKGPNFYNPDGGVGANASADQNTKRAKDRWSWILDRMVEVGRLTPADRAKVGEFPTLKKQNSNLSGQSGYLIDIAKEYVAKKAGLSPEDLEKGGYRIYTTFDKEKVNQMAAAVEKTRKSFLNTKKREKDKYVQFGGASVDPKSGAIVALYGGEGYDKGHYSNNANTLGVPVGSTWKPIVLASAMEYGTYETDGEPLSPLTKYNGNDLLVIKDQNGDPIMGNNGKPFRQKNEGTTAWGDVTLTKAMEQSINSPFAQLGIDVGLSNTQKMANKMGISSAFFDKGNIRNVSFSLGTSTPSAIRMADAYGSFAASGEHYEPYSVTKVLKDGEPLEGFEKPEKQTAMDENVANNVTDVLQNVVKNGTGKKVADIGFPVAGKTGTTDENKSAWFVGYTRELSTAVTLFRTDPGKGKLLSMNGTGGVTSIHGGDIPAQVWKDYMAEAMKGIDYEEFPPAEPLGEIIEETPTPTVAPSPTETVEESPTPTPTPSETDTSPTPTPTDTCGEFDWQCDNSNGGQNGGSDGGTTSSPTPTETETDNTGGNANGNGGIFGGPSG; translated from the coding sequence ATGAGCGAGCACCGTCGCAAACCGCCGCAGCCGCAGGGAGGCGGACGTGCCGCGGCCCGACGCGGCCAGGCCGGCTCGTCCGCCGGCCGCCGAGCGGCACCGCGAGGCGCCACCGGATCTCCCTCCGACTCGTACGGGTCGGGTTCCACCGGTTCGGCGAGCGAGGAACGTGAGTACGGCGGCCGCGCCGAAGCACGACGCGCGGCCCAGAGAAGCGCCGGTGGCCGGCGCAAGGCGCCCGAACCGGGCAGAGGCGGCCGCCGCGGCGCCCCGGGCGGGCCGAGCGGGCCCGGGCGGGGCAGAGGGCGGGCGGCACCGCCGCCCAACAAGCGGTTCATCGACTATCCCCGCGCCGGCAAGGACGGCCTCGCGCGCTGGACGCCGTCGTGGCGCCTGGTCACGGGAGCGTTCCTCGCGTTCATGGGTGGTCTGATCGCCGCCGCGGGCATCGGGTACGCCATGGTCGGGATCCCGAAGGCCCAGGACACCGCCCTGGCGCAGAACAACGTCTTCTACTGGTCCAACGGCAAGCAGATGGCGGCGACCGGCGGTCAGACGAACCGCCAGCTCGTGAGCGATGCCGAGATCCCGCGGGAGATGAAGGACGCGGTGGTCTCCGCCGAGAACGCGTCCTTCTACGACGACAAGGGCATCGACCCGGCGGGTATCGGGCGTGCTCTCCTCAACATGGCGAAGGGCGGCGAGACGCAGGGTGGTTCGACGATCACCCAGCAGTTCGTCAAGAACACCTACCTGAGCCAGGAGCAGACGGTCACCCGTAAGTTCAAGGAACTGTTCATCTCCATCAAGGTCGGCCAGAAGCTGTCCAAGGACGAGATCCTTGCCGGCTACCTGAACACCGCCTACTACGGCCGTAACGCCTACGGCATCCAGGCGGCGGCGCAGGCCTACTTCGGCGTGGACGCCACGAAGCTCACCACCACGCAGTGCGCCTTCCTGGCCTCCGTCCTGAAGGGTCCGAACTTCTACAACCCCGACGGGGGTGTGGGAGCGAACGCTTCCGCGGACCAGAACACCAAGCGGGCCAAGGACCGTTGGTCGTGGATCCTGGACCGCATGGTCGAGGTCGGACGCCTGACGCCGGCGGACCGGGCCAAGGTCGGCGAGTTCCCCACGCTGAAGAAGCAGAACTCGAACCTGTCCGGGCAGTCCGGCTATCTGATCGACATCGCCAAGGAGTACGTCGCCAAGAAGGCAGGTCTCTCTCCCGAGGACCTGGAGAAGGGCGGCTACCGGATCTACACGACCTTCGACAAGGAGAAGGTCAACCAGATGGCGGCGGCCGTCGAGAAGACGCGCAAGAGCTTCCTCAACACCAAGAAGCGGGAGAAGGACAAGTACGTCCAGTTCGGCGGGGCGTCGGTCGATCCCAAGTCCGGAGCGATCGTCGCGCTGTACGGCGGCGAGGGCTACGACAAGGGGCACTACTCCAACAACGCCAACACTCTGGGTGTGCCGGTCGGCTCGACCTGGAAGCCCATCGTGCTGGCTTCCGCGATGGAGTACGGGACCTATGAGACCGACGGAGAGCCGCTCTCGCCGCTGACGAAGTACAACGGCAACGACCTTCTGGTGATCAAGGACCAGAACGGCGACCCGATCATGGGCAACAACGGCAAGCCGTTCCGGCAGAAGAACGAGGGCACCACGGCCTGGGGTGACGTGACCCTCACGAAGGCCATGGAACAGTCGATCAACAGCCCGTTCGCTCAGCTGGGTATCGACGTCGGCCTGTCCAACACCCAGAAGATGGCGAACAAGATGGGTATCTCGTCCGCCTTCTTCGACAAGGGCAACATCAGGAACGTCTCCTTCTCGCTCGGTACCTCGACCCCCAGCGCCATCCGCATGGCCGACGCGTACGGCTCCTTCGCCGCGTCGGGCGAGCACTACGAGCCGTACTCGGTCACCAAGGTCCTCAAGGACGGCGAGCCGCTCGAAGGCTTCGAGAAGCCGGAGAAGCAGACCGCCATGGACGAGAACGTCGCGAACAACGTGACGGACGTCCTGCAGAACGTGGTCAAGAACGGCACCGGTAAGAAGGTCGCGGACATCGGGTTCCCGGTGGCCGGCAAGACGGGTACGACCGACGAGAACAAGTCGGCGTGGTTCGTCGGCTACACCAGGGAGCTGTCCACAGCGGTCACGCTGTTCCGGACGGACCCGGGCAAGGGCAAGCTGCTCTCCATGAACGGCACCGGCGGTGTGACCTCCATCCATGGTGGTGACATTCCGGCGCAGGTCTGGAAGGACTACATGGCCGAGGCCATGAAGGGCATCGACTACGAGGAGTTCCCGCCGGCGGAGCCCCTCGGGGAGATCATCGAGGAGACGCCCACACCCACCGTGGCGCCGTCGCCCACCGAGACGGTCGAGGAAAGCCCCACGCCGACCCCGACGCCTTCGGAGACGGACACCTCGCCGACGCCTACGCCCACCGACACCTGTGGTGAGTTCGACTGGCAGTGCGACAACAGCAACGGTGGACAGAACGGTGGCTCGGACGGAGGGACGACCTCGTCACCGACGCCAACGGAAACAGAGACGGACAACACCGGAGGTAATGCCAACGGCAACGGAGGCATCTTCGGTGGACCGTCAGGCTGA
- a CDS encoding glycosyltransferase family 87 protein has translation MPSAETTPTSVHEPDPVVQPTKEDEVAANGSELIGGPIGPRALLGTSWWTPVRIVALVAIGMFALGLVQKAPCYNGAWFFGASSQYTHACYSDIPHLYQGRGFADGLVPYFDKLPGDMEYLEYPVLTGVFMEVASWLTPGSGSIQDQEQWYWMVNAGMLMACAAVIAVCVSRTHIRRPWDGLMVALAPAFALTATINWDLLAVALTAAAMLMWSRGRSLAFGILLGLATAAKLYPVFLLGPLFVLCWRAGKWRDFGKALGGTVVAWLVVNLPVMLLAWDGWSQFYRFSQERGVDFGSFWLILAQNSDDPLSTESVNTLATLLMLLCCAGVAVLTLTAPRRPRFAQLAFLIVAAFILTNKVYSPQYVLWLVPLAVLARPRWRDILIWQACEVAYFLGIWLYLAYTTSGDAHKGLPPDGYHWAIGAHLLGTLYLCAVIVRDILMPERDPVRRTGEDDPSGGVLDKSEDVFVLGAATHPPRHAAHFEGPQVEWGNRGATGSSL, from the coding sequence ATGCCCAGTGCAGAGACGACGCCCACGAGTGTGCACGAGCCCGACCCGGTGGTGCAGCCGACCAAGGAAGACGAGGTCGCCGCGAACGGGAGCGAGCTGATCGGCGGCCCCATCGGACCGCGTGCCCTCCTCGGGACGTCCTGGTGGACCCCCGTGCGGATCGTCGCGCTCGTCGCGATCGGCATGTTCGCCCTCGGGCTGGTCCAGAAGGCGCCCTGCTACAACGGCGCCTGGTTCTTCGGCGCCAGCTCGCAGTACACGCACGCCTGCTACTCGGACATCCCGCACCTTTACCAGGGACGCGGCTTCGCCGACGGGCTCGTGCCGTACTTCGACAAGCTCCCCGGCGACATGGAGTACCTCGAGTACCCGGTGCTGACCGGAGTCTTCATGGAGGTCGCCTCCTGGCTCACCCCGGGCAGCGGCAGCATCCAGGACCAGGAGCAGTGGTACTGGATGGTCAACGCCGGGATGCTGATGGCGTGCGCGGCCGTCATCGCCGTCTGCGTGAGTCGTACGCACATCCGACGCCCCTGGGACGGCCTGATGGTCGCCCTGGCGCCCGCCTTCGCGCTGACCGCGACCATTAACTGGGACCTGCTGGCCGTCGCTCTGACGGCCGCGGCGATGCTGATGTGGTCCCGAGGCCGTTCCCTCGCCTTCGGGATCCTCCTGGGCCTGGCCACGGCCGCGAAGCTCTATCCCGTCTTCCTGCTGGGCCCGTTGTTCGTCCTGTGCTGGCGCGCCGGCAAGTGGCGGGACTTCGGCAAGGCGCTGGGCGGCACCGTGGTCGCCTGGCTGGTCGTGAACCTTCCGGTGATGCTGCTCGCCTGGGACGGCTGGTCGCAGTTCTACCGCTTCAGCCAGGAGCGCGGCGTCGACTTCGGATCCTTCTGGCTGATCCTGGCCCAGAACTCCGACGACCCGCTGAGCACCGAGTCCGTCAACACGCTGGCCACGCTGCTGATGCTGCTGTGCTGCGCCGGTGTCGCCGTGCTCACGCTCACCGCGCCCAGGCGCCCGCGCTTCGCCCAGCTGGCCTTCCTGATCGTCGCCGCGTTCATCCTCACCAACAAGGTCTACTCGCCGCAGTACGTCCTCTGGCTGGTGCCGCTGGCCGTCCTGGCCCGGCCGAGGTGGCGGGACATCCTCATCTGGCAGGCCTGCGAGGTCGCCTACTTCCTCGGAATCTGGCTGTACCTCGCGTACACGACGAGCGGAGACGCTCACAAGGGCCTGCCGCCGGACGGCTATCACTGGGCCATCGGCGCACATCTGCTCGGCACGCTGTACCTGTGCGCCGTCATCGTGCGGGACATCCTCATGCCCGAGCGCGATCCGGTGCGGCGTACCGGTGAGGACGACCCCTCGGGCGGCGTCCTCGACAAGTCCGAGGACGTGTTCGTGCTCGGCGCCGCGACGCATCCTCCGCGGCATGCGGCGCACTTCGAGGGGCCTCAAGTGGAATGGGGCAACCGCGGGGCCACCGGCAGTTCGCTCTGA
- a CDS encoding alanine racemase: MALTLYVDTARWRAHHKHVQEQFPGLVPVCKGNGYGFGHERLAEEATRLGSDILAVGTTYEAARIKDYFGGDLLVLTPYRRGEEPVPLPDRVIRSVSSVDGVYGLVGARVVIEVMSSMKRHGVNEHDLPQLHSAIENVRLEGFAIHLPLDRTDGSDAVEEVIGWMDRLRAARLPLHTMFVSHLKAEELARLQQQFPQTRFRARIGTRLWLGDHDATEYRGAVLDVTRVSKGDRFGYRQQKAASDGFLVVVAGGTSHGVGLEAPKALHGVMPRAKGVARAGLATVNRNLAPFVWGGKQRWFAEPPHMQVSILFVPSDAPEPKVGDELVAHLRHTTTQFDRIVDR; encoded by the coding sequence ATGGCGCTCACGCTCTACGTCGACACCGCGCGCTGGCGGGCGCACCACAAGCATGTGCAGGAGCAGTTCCCGGGCCTCGTCCCGGTCTGCAAGGGCAACGGCTACGGGTTCGGGCACGAGCGGCTGGCGGAGGAGGCCACACGGCTGGGCTCGGACATACTCGCCGTCGGCACGACGTACGAGGCCGCGCGCATCAAGGACTACTTCGGTGGTGACCTGCTGGTGCTGACGCCGTACCGGCGCGGCGAGGAGCCCGTCCCGCTGCCGGACCGGGTCATCCGCTCGGTGTCGTCGGTGGACGGTGTGTACGGCCTGGTGGGCGCCCGTGTCGTCATCGAGGTGATGTCCTCGATGAAGCGGCACGGTGTAAACGAGCACGACCTGCCGCAGCTGCACTCCGCCATAGAGAACGTCCGGCTGGAGGGCTTCGCCATCCACCTGCCGCTGGACCGCACCGACGGCTCCGACGCCGTCGAGGAGGTCATCGGCTGGATGGACCGGCTGCGCGCGGCCCGGCTGCCGCTCCACACGATGTTCGTCAGCCACCTCAAGGCCGAGGAACTCGCCCGCCTCCAGCAGCAGTTCCCGCAGACCCGCTTCCGCGCCCGCATCGGCACCCGGCTGTGGCTGGGGGACCACGACGCCACCGAGTACCGCGGCGCCGTCCTGGACGTCACGCGCGTCTCCAAGGGCGACCGCTTCGGCTACCGGCAGCAGAAGGCGGCCTCTGACGGCTTCCTGGTGGTCGTGGCGGGCGGTACGTCGCACGGGGTGGGTCTGGAGGCCCCGAAGGCCCTCCACGGCGTCATGCCGCGCGCCAAGGGCGTCGCACGGGCCGGCCTCGCCACGGTCAACCGGAACCTCGCTCCCTTCGTGTGGGGAGGCAAGCAGCGCTGGTTCGCCGAGCCGCCGCACATGCAGGTCTCGATCCTGTTCGTCCCGTCGGACGCCCCGGAGCCGAAGGTCGGCGACGAACTGGTCGCCCATCTGCGGCACACCACCACGCAGTTCGACCGCATCGTCGACCGCTGA